Proteins encoded in a region of the Manis javanica isolate MJ-LG chromosome 15, MJ_LKY, whole genome shotgun sequence genome:
- the RHBDD3 gene encoding rhomboid domain-containing protein 3 isoform X2 has translation MLARSPPGLRSPTLPLASSVLMVLLSSLWLIGAGPSLVLAPGLLLDPWQAHRLLTHALGHTALPGLLLSLLLLPALGWQQEGQLGTLRFLHASALLALASGLLAVLLAGLGVSSAARGCGYMPVHLAMLAGQRYCSRRPKGALPPWLLPWLLLALTPLLSSEPPFLQLFCGLLAGLAYGAGAFRWLELSEQRLQALQEGVFCRALAECWPLRLLPSPGSVAALPVSRPAGVRPPTPGPPYTASPSLWSHSEDSALLVPGLGPALPTWEGSSEVGLAWASPSLPRSTSLWASLDEQMLQAGIQASLLEGPAQCPGSSLWLPKSSVSSLRLQQLERMGFPMEQAVVALAATGHVEGAVSLLVGGEVGAEALVTQGRSGPANPEGPGPP, from the exons ATGCTTGCCAGGAGCCCTCCTGGCCTGCGGTCCCCGACGCTGCCTCTCGCCTCCTCAGTCCTGATGGTGCTGCTGAGCAGCCTGTGGCTCATAGGGGCTGGTCCCAGCCTTGTCCttgccccagggctgctgctggacCCTTGGCAGG caCACCGGCTGCTGACCCATGCCCTGGGCCACACAGCCCTACCTGGCCTGCTCTTGAGCCTGCTGCTCCTGCCTGcactgggctggcagcaggagggcCAGCTGGGCACGCTGCGATTCCTGCACGCCTCTGCCCTGCTCGCCCTGGCTTCTGGGCTGCTGGCTGTGCTGTTGGCAGGCCTCGGTGTATCCAGTGCAGCCAGGGGCTGCGGATATATGCCTGTCCACCTGGCCATGCTGGCAGGGCAGCGTTACTGCTCTAGACGACCCAAGGGGGCACTGCCACCGTGGCTGCTGCCATGGCTGCTGCTCGCCCTGACGCCACTGCTCAGCTCAGAGCCACCCTTCCTGCAGCTCTTCTGTGGCCTCCTTGCTGGCCTGGCCT ATGGAGCTGGAGCCTTCCGGTGGCTGGAGCTCTCGGAGCAGCGGCTGCAGGCGCTCCAGGAGGGGGTCTTCTGCAGGGCCCTGGCGGAGTGCTGGCCTCTCAGGCTCCTTCCCTCGCCAGGCAGTGTGGCTGCACTGCCGGTCAGCCGTCCTGCCGGAGTGAG GCCTCCCACCCCTGGACCGCCTTACACGGCCTCCCCTAGCCTCTGGTCCCACAGTGAAGACTCTGCCCTGCTCGTGCCAGGCCTGGGGCCTGCACTGCCAACCTGGGAGGGCTCCTCAGAGGTGGGCCTGGCCTGGGCCAGTCCCAGCTTACCCCGCAGCACCTCGCTGTGGGCATCCCTGGATGAGCAGATGCTGCAGGCAGGGATCCAGGCGTCGCTCCTTGAGGGGCCGGCCCAGTGTCCCGGGAGCTCACTGTGGCTGCCTAAATCCTCCGTCTCTTCTCTGCG GCTGCAGCAGCTGGAGCGCATGGGTTTCCCCATGGAGCAGGCGGTGGTGGCACTGGCAGCCACAGGCCACGTGGAGGGCGCCGTGTCACTGCTGGTCGGCggggaggtgggggctgaggCCCTGGTGACTCAAGGGAGGAGCGGGCCTGCCAACCCGGAGGGCCCTGGACCCCCCTAG
- the RHBDD3 gene encoding rhomboid domain-containing protein 3 isoform X1 produces MLARSPPGLRSPTLPLASSVLMVLLSSLWLIGAGPSLVLAPGLLLDPWQGEGQLRGPWKRQTCCRASLQLAGATCILQWPSRDRTPCPREAHRLLTHALGHTALPGLLLSLLLLPALGWQQEGQLGTLRFLHASALLALASGLLAVLLAGLGVSSAARGCGYMPVHLAMLAGQRYCSRRPKGALPPWLLPWLLLALTPLLSSEPPFLQLFCGLLAGLAYGAGAFRWLELSEQRLQALQEGVFCRALAECWPLRLLPSPGSVAALPVSRPAGVRPPTPGPPYTASPSLWSHSEDSALLVPGLGPALPTWEGSSEVGLAWASPSLPRSTSLWASLDEQMLQAGIQASLLEGPAQCPGSSLWLPKSSVSSLRLQQLERMGFPMEQAVVALAATGHVEGAVSLLVGGEVGAEALVTQGRSGPANPEGPGPP; encoded by the exons ATGCTTGCCAGGAGCCCTCCTGGCCTGCGGTCCCCGACGCTGCCTCTCGCCTCCTCAGTCCTGATGGTGCTGCTGAGCAGCCTGTGGCTCATAGGGGCTGGTCCCAGCCTTGTCCttgccccagggctgctgctggacCCTTGGCAGGGTGAGGGCCAGCTACGTGGGCCTTGGAAGAGGCAGACTTGCTGTAGGGCCTCCTTGCAGCTGGCAGGAGCCACATGCATCCTGCAGTGGCCAAGCAGGGATAGGACCCCGTGCCCCAGGGAAG caCACCGGCTGCTGACCCATGCCCTGGGCCACACAGCCCTACCTGGCCTGCTCTTGAGCCTGCTGCTCCTGCCTGcactgggctggcagcaggagggcCAGCTGGGCACGCTGCGATTCCTGCACGCCTCTGCCCTGCTCGCCCTGGCTTCTGGGCTGCTGGCTGTGCTGTTGGCAGGCCTCGGTGTATCCAGTGCAGCCAGGGGCTGCGGATATATGCCTGTCCACCTGGCCATGCTGGCAGGGCAGCGTTACTGCTCTAGACGACCCAAGGGGGCACTGCCACCGTGGCTGCTGCCATGGCTGCTGCTCGCCCTGACGCCACTGCTCAGCTCAGAGCCACCCTTCCTGCAGCTCTTCTGTGGCCTCCTTGCTGGCCTGGCCT ATGGAGCTGGAGCCTTCCGGTGGCTGGAGCTCTCGGAGCAGCGGCTGCAGGCGCTCCAGGAGGGGGTCTTCTGCAGGGCCCTGGCGGAGTGCTGGCCTCTCAGGCTCCTTCCCTCGCCAGGCAGTGTGGCTGCACTGCCGGTCAGCCGTCCTGCCGGAGTGAG GCCTCCCACCCCTGGACCGCCTTACACGGCCTCCCCTAGCCTCTGGTCCCACAGTGAAGACTCTGCCCTGCTCGTGCCAGGCCTGGGGCCTGCACTGCCAACCTGGGAGGGCTCCTCAGAGGTGGGCCTGGCCTGGGCCAGTCCCAGCTTACCCCGCAGCACCTCGCTGTGGGCATCCCTGGATGAGCAGATGCTGCAGGCAGGGATCCAGGCGTCGCTCCTTGAGGGGCCGGCCCAGTGTCCCGGGAGCTCACTGTGGCTGCCTAAATCCTCCGTCTCTTCTCTGCG GCTGCAGCAGCTGGAGCGCATGGGTTTCCCCATGGAGCAGGCGGTGGTGGCACTGGCAGCCACAGGCCACGTGGAGGGCGCCGTGTCACTGCTGGTCGGCggggaggtgggggctgaggCCCTGGTGACTCAAGGGAGGAGCGGGCCTGCCAACCCGGAGGGCCCTGGACCCCCCTAG